In the Parasteatoda tepidariorum isolate YZ-2023 chromosome 3, CAS_Ptep_4.0, whole genome shotgun sequence genome, one interval contains:
- the LOC107437778 gene encoding lissencephaly-1 homolog → MKMVLSQRQRDELNKAIADYLASSGYMDALEAFKKESDLHGEMDKKYSGILEKKWTSVIRLQKKVIDLEAKLAEAEREFIAGAPTRDKRSPAEWIPRPPERHCLSAHRAPVTRVVFHPLYNVIVSSSEDATIKVWDYETGEYEKTLKGHTDSVQDLCFDHTGKWLVSCSADMTVKLWDFTLFECVRTMRGHDHNVSSIAFLPSGDHIVSSSRDKTIKMWEVSTGYCVKTFTGHREWVRMVRVNQDGSLLASCSNDQTVRVWVVGTKECKLELREHDHVVECVAWAPESSAAAINDAAGVDNKHGVRTGPFLVSGSRDKTIKIWDISIGICLFTLPGHDNWVRGVKFHPGGKYLVSASDDKTLRVWDVKNKRCSKTIEAHTHFCTSVDFHHCAPFVITGSVDQTVKVWECR, encoded by the exons GAACAAGGCCATTGCAGATTACTTGGCATCGAGTGGATACATGGATGCCTTGGAAGCATTCAAGAAAGAATCAGATCTG catggTGAAATGGATAAAAAGTACTCAGGTATACTTGAAAAGAAATGGACTTCTGTCATTAGGTTACAAAAGaag GTTATCGATTTAGAAGCAAAGTTAGCTGAAGCTGAGCGAGAGTTTATCGCTGGTGCTCCTACTCGTGACAAGCGATCACCTGCAGAATGGATCCCTCGACCACCCGAGCGACATTGCTTATCTGCACACAGAGCTCCTGTTACAAGAGTAGTATTTCACCCACTATATAATGTTATAGTATCTTCTAGTGAAGATGCAACAATTAAA GTTTGGGATTATGAAACTGGTGAATATGAGAAAACTCTTAAGGGCCATACTGATTCAGTTCAGGATCTTTGTTTTGATCATACTGGCAAATGGTTAG TTTCTTGTTCTGCTGATATGACGGTAAAGCTATGGGACTTCACTCTCTTCGAATGTGTGAGAACTATGAGAg GTCATGATCATAATGTGTCGTCAATAGCCTTTTTGCCTAGTGGAGATCACATCGTGTCGTCTTCCAGggataaaactataaaaatgtgGGAAGTGTCAACTGG ATACTGTGTGAAAACATTTACTGGTCATAGAGAGTGGGTAAGAATGGTTCGTGTTAATCAAGATGGATCCCTTTTAGCTAGTTGTTCTAATGACCAG aCTGTGCGAGTCTGGGTCGTAGGCACGAAAGAATGCAAATTAGAACTGAGAGAACATGACCACGTAGTAGAATGTGTAGCCTGGGCTCCTGAATCATCTGCAGCTGCAATTAATGATGCCGCGGGTGTTGAT aacaaaCACGGTGTCAGGACTGGACCATTCCTGGTTTCAGGTTCTCGTGAtaaaaccatcaaaatatgGGACATAAGTATTGGAATTTGCTTGTTTACACTT cctgGACATGACAATTGGGTTAGAGGTGTGAAGTTTCATCCAGGAGGCAAATATCTTGTTAGCGCATCAGATGATAAAACTCTACGTGTGTGGGATGTAAAAAATAAGCGTTGTAGCAAAACTATTGAAGCACATACCCATTTCTGCACCTCAGTAG attttcatcATTGTGCTCCTTTTGTGATTACTGGAAGTGTGGATCAGACTGTAAAGGTATGGGAGTGTCGCTAA